From Serratia fonticola:
CACGATGAGGGGCGATGGGCAACATTTTGATGTCGTTCTGATTAGAGCGCGTCTGGTAAAACGCATGCTGTTTGATCTGCAACTGATACAGGTTGAAAACCAGCAAGCCAAAACAGGCGACGACCAGCACCATCGCCACGCAGGCACGGCGAATGAACAACGTTTCTTCGGCGGGATGGTCACGGAAAGGATCTTTTAATTGGGCCATGCGTGGGGTCTTACCTGCCTGACTGATTGCTAAAAAGGGTGCGAAAAGCCGGCAAGCATAGCGTTAATAGCCCTGGCGCCACATTAAAAGGTTGCTAATGATTTGGCATAAATGTTTCAACATATTGGAATGTTGCTGTGATTTGTCAGACAGGCCATAACGACTATTGAGACGCCAATTATTCCAATGCTACAATGTGACGCAGATCACACTAACAACCTAAACCACCGTCTATCCAATGCGCATTCTGCCCCAAGGTCTGATACCTGGAGCCGGCTGCGGCATTTGTAGCAAAGGATCACCTCCGATGAGTACCATAGCCACTGGCTTTATTATGATGCGCTGGGAATTGCTGAGCGCAGTGATGATGTTTCTGGCCAGCCAACTGAATGTGGTGTGCCGTAAGGCCAGCCGTAACGGCATGGCGTTTGTGTTCAGCAGCCTGGGGCTGTTCACTAGCTGCTGGTTTGTGATGGGGCTGATGGGCATGTCCTTCAACCTGGCTGGCATTATGCAGTTCTGGGCGTCATTCAAGGACGTTTTCATTGATGTCATGAGCCAAAACCCGACCGCCTTCCCCCTGCCATAACCACCGTTCCTGGCACCATCCGCCGATGGTGCTGCGCCATAGGTAGCCAGTAGGTTATGGGTTAGCCCGCATCCAGGGCGTTAAAGTCACGCCGACCAGCAAACCTTCCGGGCTTAGCAGACGGGTGACGCTCTGGCCCCACGGCTCCAGACGGTTGGCTACCAGCAGTTGATAGCCCTGATCCAGCAGCGTTTGGGTGGCCTTCGCCATATCTGCCACGTCAAACTCCATCCACGCCTGCGGCACCGGTAAATCTTGTGGCCATTGATCCTGACCAAAGCAGGATTGGGCAGCCTGCGCCAAAGGCCACAGCGCAAAGTGCTTCACGCCGTTCAAGGCATCGTGCTCGGTCAGCAGATAGTCCTCATTCCCTTCCATTGGCTTTAGCGGCAACCCCAGCGCTTGCTGATAAAACGCAGCACTTTGGCTGGTGTTTTGGGTGATCGGGCCAAAACCCGCGACAAAAAGTACCTCAACACCACAAAATGGTTGTTCCATATCCTTTCTCCTCAGGGATTAACGGCTTTGCTGCCGCAGCCATATCGGCGTATGGCCATAGAATGCCTTGAAACGGTGGCTGAAATGGCTGGCCGAGCTAAAGCCGCAATCCAGCGCAATCTGGGTTAGCGGCATCAGCGTGTTGCGCAGTAATTTCTCCGCCTGTTGCAAACGCACCTGCATCACATACTGATGCGGTGCCTGCCCGGTGCTGTGTTTAAACATGCGGGCAAAATGAAACTCACTCAATTCCGCCTGAGCGGCCAGATCGGCCAGCACCAGCGGTTGATCGAGATGGTGATAAATAAACTCTTGTACCCGCTTAAGCACGGCCGGTGCCAGCCCACCACGCACGCTAGGCAGCCGCCATTGCAACTGGGTGTAGCGCTGAAGCATATGCGACATCAACAGCGTGGAGGCGCTGCTCAGTGCCAGCTGGTTGGCGGTGTCTTGCCAATTGTGATTAAGTAAAAACTGGCGATACAGCAACGTGATCTGCGGATCTTCCGCAAACGACAGCGGCTCTACGTTGATGGACGCCGGGCTGCGATCCCAAGTCTGCTCCACCAAATGGCGCAAATGCTGGTCGGTACAATACAGATGAACAAAGGAGAGATTGCTGCGGACATCCCAGGTGGATTCGTAATGACGCGGCATGATGCAAAAACGATCCGGGCCGCCGCCGTTCTGCCACCCCCCGGGCACCTTCTGATAGCACTCATAACCATCCGCCACGTACAGGCTGAGGGTGTGGTGATCGGCACTTTCCTGGGTGATACGGTCGTTGCAGTTGGACCAGGCCGCCAGTTGCACGCCAGAGCCCAGTTGCACGCTGTTGTGCAACCGGGCTTTATGTTGGTGCAGTGTTTCAAATGCCAGGTATGCCATAGCTGCCCTATTCCTGTGATCCAAGCCGTCTCAGTTTAAAGAGTGATGGCGCGGGATACCAGTTGCCACCGGGCGCTTTTAACAAAAAAAGCGCAAGAATATGCAATTGGCCGCAAAAGGCTGAAAGCGTTACGGCGCTGAAAGATGAATACTCCCGTCATCATTCACAGGAGAATTTATGAATACGCTGTTGTATCTTGCCGTGGTGCTGATTTGGGGCACCACCTGGATTGCGATTACCCTGCAACAAGGCACGGTGGCGATCCCCGTTTCGATCGGTTACCGCTTCCTGCTGGCTGCCGCAGTGATGTGGCTGGCCATGCTGGTGCTACGCCGTCTGCGGGCCATTAGCCTGCGGGACCACTTGTTCTGCATGTTGCAGGGCTGCTGTGTGTTTGGCTTTAACTTTTACTGTTTCTACCTGGCGGCGGCCTATATCAGCAGCGGGCTGGAATCGGTGATTTTCTCGATGGCGGTGTTGTTCAACGCGGTTAACAGCATGATTTTCTTCCGCCAACGCCCCAGCCCCAACCTGCTTCCTGCAGCGCTGTTAGGCATGATCGGCATCGTGGCACTGTTTTGGCAGGATCTGATGGCGACCCAGATGGCGCCAGAATTGCTTAAAGGGATCGGGTTAAGCGCCCTGGGCACCTACGGTTTTTCGCTGGGGAATATGCTCAGCACTCGCCACCAACGCCGTGGGCTGGATATGCTTTCCACCAACACCTACGCCATGAGCTACGGCGCACTGCTGATGTTTGCCATCGCACTGGCACAGGGCGCTTCATTGCAGCTCGAATTCACCACTCGCTATCTGGGATCGTTGTTCTATCTGGCGATCTTTGGCTCGGTGATCGCCTTTGCCGCCTATTTCACCCTGTTAGGCCGCATCGGTTCGGGCGCCGCTGCCTACAGCACCTTGCTGTTCCCATTGGTGGCGCTGACAATCTCCACTCTGTATGAGGGTTACCAGTGGCATCTGAATGCGGTGATTGGCCTGTGCCTGATCCTGTTGGGTAACCTGGTGATGTTCTCCAAGCCGGGGATGTTCAATCTATATCGATGGAAACGTGGGTTTCAGTGACGGTATTAAAGATAAGCGTGGAGATACCGTTGCCCACTTAAGATAATCCACAAAAATCATTGAGGTGTGATGTAAACCACCTCAATGATTGCCCCACTATCACGAAAGATTACAGCCCATTGCAGTAGGATTCGTATTGACCTTGTTTACTCATGCATATTAATGGCTTATTAGGTCGACAAATTCCATTCCCGGCTGGCCCACTGGCTTTTGGGTTTCCTGCAGCATCATATAATGCGCCCACGGCAACCCCTGCGGCTAGTCCAATTGCCGGCCCTAATGGGCCAGCCAAACCCGTTCCGAATGCCGTGCCAGCGATTGTGGCTCCGCCAACGGCAACCTCTCTACCTGCTTGTTCCCAGTTTACATTTCCTGCACCTGAAACCAAATTAATTTCATCAAAGCTTAAGACTTTCATTTAAAAACTCCTGTTACTTGATAATAAATAAACATCACGATTGCTATGCCAGTAGAAATAGCCAAGGACTGAAATAACGGAGACGCGTTAAAGCTTCTCGCAATAGAACCTATGGCCACCCCAAGAAAAACACAAAAAAAGATAAATAGAATGTTTTTCATTAACCCCCCTAAAATGTAAGTAATGAACTTTTTTAAAATTACAATATTGATTTCAATAAATCATAAAAACAAGAGAGATTGTTCAGGCATTATAAAAATGCCTGAAGGTGCTAAGGTTTGTGATATAACCTACCAACTCATTTCTCAAATGATGTCATCACAGAATAACCATCCGGAAGTTGATAATGACTATCATTCTAAATTATTTTATCAAGGTCAAGTTATTTTTATTCGACAGTAAATGCCTATTCATCATTCCTATAATTAAAACCGTTAAAGCGATATACTAATTTTATTAGCAACAGTCAAAGTAAGCAGCGAAAAATAAATCGATAGCCATGGTCTAAAACCTTGTCATCCCCGAAGGCTTTTTAGCTGCGCTCAAAATTCAGGCCTGTCGCAGGAAGCTCTCTATGCTCGTTGCCAGGGCAAGCGGTACTTCATTCATTGGGTAATGGCCTGCATTCTCAAGTATTTCCAGTTCAGCCCTTGGATACCATGCAAGGTAGGTAGAACGCATCAGATCCGTATTGAATGTCGGATCATACTCCCCGATCAGCACCTTAACCCTGTGTGGTAAACCCTGTACCTCCGCGCTGAAATCGGTGTTACTCCATGCATTCAAGTAAGCGGCAAAAGCGGCTCTGGACGAACGCTCCATGGAATACTCAGCTTTCCAGTCGATCCACGATCGTGAAAGGCGCTGTCCAGTACTACGATTGATGATGATCCTTCTATTCTCGATGCTATCAGCCGCACCATTAAACAATGCTTGCCCTACAGGGTCGAAAACCACACCGCAGGAAGGAACCGGTGCGACAGGCACTAACATACGCACGCGCTCAGGAGCCAAAGTCGCTACACGTTCAATTGCCATTCCGCCCATCGAGTGGCCTACCAAGCTAAACGTGTCGAATCCAAGCTCATCAGCAAGGGATAAGGTATCCATCGCAATTTCATCCATGCTATAAGTGCCAGTTGCGGAGCTCATGCTCCCGTATCCACGGTAGTTCATAAAGATATAAGTAAATTCGTCGCGGCTAAGGGCGTCCTCCATTGGCGTGAAAGCATGACAATCGCCAAACCACCCGTGAAGAACGATGACAGGATGCGGACCACTACCTACTCGGTGAAACGTGTTGGACATATCGACTCCTAATAAACTGAATGTGCCAGATGATTTCGTTACCGTGGCCATTGTAGGATCCGCAGTACCAGCTCGCTTTCAATATTGAGTCAATTATTATAGAGTTTGGGCCATGCGTAATACGTTACTCGACCCCTACGAAGACATCCCACGAATTGCCGTAGTCACCGCAAATGACTACCCGGCGTCTTCGACTTTTCCCTCCCATACACATCGTCGCAGCCAGTTTGCCTATGCCGCCTCTGGGACGATCAGCGTGTTCACGGCGCGCGAAAACTTGGTTGTTCCACCACAGCGGGCATGCTGGATACCTGCCGGCATCGACCATGAGATGCATATGCGTGGCCCTGTCACCATGTTGAACGCATTTTTTACCCCGGACGCTGCCCGTGCCGCAGGACTACCCGATGACTGTCGGGTCATTGGAGTGTCCCCCCTGCTACAAAACCTGTTAGTACAGGCAGTGGATTTGCCAGCACTCTATGACCTGAATAATAGAGAAGGCAAGATTATGTCTCTGTTGCTTGATGAAATTGCCACTATGCCGTCGCTGTTGCTAAATACTCCGTTGCCCGACGAGCCTCGTTTAGCCAGACTGTGCCGTCAACTGATTGAAAATCCCTCGCTTTCTATCGATATCAACAAAATGGCTACTGAAGCAGGCATGAGTCGGCGCACTTTCACCAGAGTGTTCCGAGCTCAAACTGGGGTGAGTTTTAGCGAGTGGCGCCAACAAGCCTGTTTGCTGGCGGCTATCACCCGCCTCAACAATGGGGAATCGGTTACTCGCGTTGCGCTGGACCTTGGCTATGGGAGTTCAAGTGCCTTCACTGCACTATTCCGTCGGGTACTTGGCGTGCCACCCAGCCTATACCTTGAGAAATAGCGAAAAATCAAAGGGGTAATATTGCTGGATAGATAGGAGCACCGTACCGTGCCCCTAGTGACTCCGGTGACTGAATTTCTGCACTGATATTGTCACTTCATTCCGCTTGGGCAAGTATCCGCGACGTCGTTAAGCCCTTCGGTTTGACGCTCGAATCGGATCTTGTTGACGGGTGCATCGTGGTTAATGGTCAGAACATAGATACCGTCAAAATCACTCCCCGGCCATTTGGCCGCCAGTTGGGGATCGCCCCCTTCGGCGGTGATAATATTTTTTACCACCTGCACTAGGTTGTGATGTTCCCAAGAAACATACACCACGGCATTGCGGAAACGATCGTCCAGCAGAGCCGTCTGCAAATCAGCGATGTCATCGGCGTGATACTGGATATTCACCGGCAGCGAAAGCCGAATGGCCGTTGGGGTGATGGTGGTCAATGCCCGCATGGAGCTGCCCAGCTTATTTTTCTTGGGGCCAGCGGCATAAATGGCCTCCGGCTTACCGAAGCGGGAGATCAAGACCTCCGGCAGTGCCAAGGCGCGGTTAAAACCTTTGCAGGTCAGTTGACCACTATTGTTGTCTGGCTTCTCGCCGTGGCGAACGAAAACCAGGGTTTGCTCACTCCAGGCGGCCCCTGCCACGCAGGACAACAGTAACGCCAATACGCCATTTTTAAACGCTTGCTTCATGGTACTTTCCACCAAAATTTGCTCTTAAGAATGCCGCCAGCTAAGGCCGCGTGCTTGCAGGTTATGACTGATGAATTATTTGCATAGGTGTATGCATATTTGGCTACCTTATCATTGAATTGGCCCTGTAATACACTTCCCTCTGTCGGCCATAAGCACTTCGGCCACCCTTTTTGGTTGCTTCCTGAAAGCAGGCGTAATTTGACGGCGGAGACAAAATGAACGAGAAATTTGACGGTAACGGTATTTTCCCCAAAGGGCCGAAAAATGATGCCTATGCGCAATATTTCACCGGCACCAGCTACCTGAACATGTTGACCACCGAAGGGGTAGCCATTGGCAATGTGGTGTTTGAACCAGGCTGTCGGAATAACTGGCATATTCACCATCAGGGCGGCCAGATCCTGCTGGTCACCGGGGGGCGCGGCTGGTATCAGGAGTGGAATAAACCGGCTCGCCAACTTACCGCCGGAGACGTGGTCAATATCCCGGCAGGAGCCAAACACTGGCATGGTGCAGCCCAGGATAGCTGGTTTGCGCATATTGCCGTGGCGGTTCCGGCCGAAGGTTCCTCCAACGAGTGGTTGGAGCCGGTATCCGACGAAGATTATCGTCAGCTGCCTTGATGAAAAAGCCACCTGCCAAAACGGGTGGCTTGAGATTAATGACCAAGGGCGCAGCATGCAGCGCCCCTACGTGCTGAGCCGGTTAATATCTTTGGTATCGTAATTTCAACCCACTACTTCGGGTAGAAATAGTCCACTACACAAAAAACCAATTTCGCCACTACATAACAGCACGAGAGAGAAACCAGTAAGTGAGAAATATTGGCTGGTGCAGCATACCAACCTAACGACCACACGCAGGCCCCTTTTAATAAAGCTGCAGCCAGATAAAAGCTAACCAAAGAGGCAAGTATACGTACCAGTATTTTCATGAAGTAGGGCCAGAAAGATATAACCTGTGTGCTTTATTTAAAAGGTTAACTTTAGCCGATTACCATGAACATGAATTTTTGCCACAGTAATCGGTACGGTCACCGCGATTATCCCCTCACCCACCAGACATCTGGCCAAAAAATGCAAGACCTAAGCGTTCCATAGACAATCCCCTTGTCATAGATAATGTAAGAGAGTACAACGAATTGATTATTACCCAATCACCATAAAGTGATCAATGTAAAATAAAAGCGGAATTTTTAATTTCCAGAGTCTAATCACAAAATCATTAAATGTTATTAGTCTTTTACTCGGATAATTAAATTAATTTAATTACTCCGCCGATTAATTAAAATAACTATAATGATCTACATCGCTACGCAGGGCGCTGCATGCTGCGCCCTCTAGATAATTAAGTGTTTAACCCATCACTAATCCCAGCACCGCCCCGCCCGCCAGGATCCATAACGGATGGATGCGCTTACTCATACTTAGTAATGTCGCTAACACTATTAATATCGCCAACCGCCAATTGGTCGCTGAAGCCTGGGCAATCAGCACGCCGCTGGCGGCAACCAGCCCGACCGTGACCGGTACCAGCCCAACCTGCACGATACGCCGCCAGGGCTTATCTTTAAAACGCCGCCAAGCCCCCATCACCAGAATGGTGACAATAGACGACGGCCCAAACTTAGCCACGGAGGAAACCAACAGCCCGGCCCAGCCCGCTACGTGCCAGCCAATCAGCGGCACGATCATCATATTCGGCCCCGGTGCCGCCTGTGCCATGGCGAACAGCGCGCTAAATTCCTGGGCGCTCATCCATTGATGCACCTCCACTACCTGGCGCTGCATTTCCGGCAGGATGGTATAGCCGCCGCCGAACGCCATCAGCGAAAGCTCGGTAAAAATAATCGCCAACGAGATTAACACCGCCATCATGAAGGTTTCCTCCAGGCCAGCAGAATACTTAGCGGGGCCAGCACCAGCATGGTAGGCAGCAATGGCAGGCGTAACCAGGCAATCGCCACCAAAGCAATGGCGACAATCGCTAACGGCAACCATTTCCCCCACAGTGGCAACAACATTTTCAACGCGGTAGAGAGCAACAAACCCGCCGCCGCTGCGGCCAACCCGGCGAACACGTGTTGCACATGGGCATCGTCTTGGTAGCGGGCATAAATCACGCCCAGGCCAACCACAATTGCCGTTGGGGCGCAAATCAGCCCCAGCAAAGCACATAGCGCACCACGCAGCCCGCGAAACTCCATCCCCACCGCCACGGAAAGGTTAATGACGTTGCCACCCGGCAGGAACTGGCACAATCCCAACAGTTCGGTGAACTGCTCAGCGGTTAACCAACGGCGTTGTTCCACCAACATGCTGCGCGCCAGCGGCAGCACTCCGCCAAAACCAATCAAACCAAGCATAAGAAAACCTGAAAACAGTTGACCATTGCTCGGTGGCTGATTGACTTCATGATCCTGTACCGCGTTAGAGTCAGACATTGCATTTCCTACATCACCCGAGTTGTTATCTCGCATGATGCGCGCGGCCATGTCATGATGTCTAATGCATTTCTAAACCAGTTTCGATACCTATAAGGTATGAATATGATTGAGCTACGCCGCCTGCGGGCGTTCGTTACCGTGGTTGAAGAAGGAAATATCACCCGTGCCGCGGCTCGGTTGCACATTCAGCAACCGCCGCTGACCCGTTTGCTGCAAGGGTTGGAGGAAGAACTGGGCGTAAAATTGTTACAACGATTACCGCGTGGAGTGCGCACCACAGAGGCAGGAAGCGTGCTGTTTAACGAGGCAAGAGCTTTACTGACAAGAGCCGAGAAGTTGACCGAAGCGGTCCATCGTGCGGCACGGGGTGAGCAAGGTCATTTGGCGATCGGCTTTACCAGTTCGGCGGCGCTGCATCCGTTTGTGCCCAATCTGTTACGCCGTTACCGCGATATTCTGCCCGGGATCACCACATTGCTGGAAGAGGCTGGCAGCGGAGAGCTAATGGAAGCCTTGGTAGATGAACGCCTGGATGTGGCTTTCGTACGCTCGCCGGTGAGCGGGATACCAGGGTTGTTGATCGAACCTGTACTGCTTGAACCCATGCTGATCGCCTTGCCTGTTGGCCATCGTTTGGCGATAGACAGCAGCGAAAAGGTCCCCCTGACCGAACTGATCCACGAACCGCTGATCCTGTATCGCCGCCCGGCGGGCCAAGGTTTGTATGATGCCATTCTGGCCGCCTGCCACCGAGCCGGTTTCAGCCCGCGCATTGTGCAAGAGGCACCACGCCTGCCCGCCACGCTGAATCTGGTCGGTGCTGGCCTGGGATTGTCAATCGTACCGGCATCCATGCGGCGTCTAGGCGGCGACGGGATCGTTTTTCGCAACATTGCCGAGGAGGCTCAACTGAGCGCCCCGCTGTATCTGGCGCTGCGCGAAAACAGTCAGTCACCGCTGATTACCCGGTTGCGGCAGTTGGTGGCAGAAACGGTGAACGCGCTGTAGACCGGGCCTAATCGTCCCGATCGACAATCCGCGTCAGGTGGATGACCAAGTACAGCAGCTCGTCGTTGGACATCTCCATTTGCAGCAGATTTTTCACATAGTCACGGATCACCAGTGCGCAACGATAGGCATCGGGATACTCTTTCGTCGCCTGCGAGAACAGGAAATCGTCTTTCGACTTCACCTGTTTGTTATCGATCATGCGTTGAATGAAAAACTGCATATGCAGCAGGAAACGCGAGTAATTGAGCGAGTCCGTGGCGATATCAATGCGGAAATGGTATTTGATGATGTTGAAGATATCCTTCAGCATCTTCACCGCCAACAGCGTGTGCTCCATACTCTGTACGTCGGTCTGGCCATTGACCAGATGAAAGGCAATATTCCCCGCCTCCGCTTCCGGCAACAGGATATCCAAACGCTCGTTGATCTGCGCCAGCGCCTGTAACGCCACGGCAAACTCCTGCGGATAAAAGCGTTTTACCTCATGCAACAGCCGGTTCTGAATGATGATGCCTTTACGGCAGCGCTCAATCGCAAAACTGAGATGATCCACCAGGGTAAAAAAGATCTGTTCGTTGACCCGGCCGCCAAGCTGGCTGTTGGCCAGCCTGAGGATCATCTGCACCAGCTCGATATGCTGCTCCGGCGTGGCTTCTATCAGGCGTAGATGGTCGTGGCCGGTTTGACCATTCTGCACCACATAGACTTTTTCTATGCTGGCCGCAGCCAGCACATCTCCCACTTTGCTGTTAAACCCGATGCCCTTGCCCATCACGATAACTTCGCGGTTATCGTTGTCGGTGGACAGCACCAGGCTGTTATTGAGCACCTTGACGACTTTCATCATTAAACTGTGTTATCCACGTTGTTGGCCGTTCGAGGCAATCAGGCGCTGATACCAGGCGAAACTGTTCTTCTTGATACGCCGCAGATCGTGCAGATCCTGTTCGCCACGGTTGACATAGATAAAACCGTAGCGCTTGGCGTAGCCCTGATGCGTGCTGACCAGATCGATAGCAGCCCACGGGCAGTAACCCAGCAGATCGACACCATCGTTAATCGCCAACTGCATCTGTTCGATATGCGCACGCATAAAATCGATGCGGTAATCATCATTGATGATATCCCCAGACAATAGCTGGTCCGGCGCGCCGATGCCATTTTCAGTAATTAAAATCGGCAGATGATAACGTTCATAAACCTTGCGCAGCGTCAGCCGCAGGCCCACGGGGTCGATCACCCAACCATAACGCGTTTTGTCGACATACGGATTTTCCGCTGCCCGATACACGCCCGGTTCGCCCAGCATGATTTGCTGGTCCCCCGCACGAGCCGTGATATCTGAGGCATCCCCACGGCTGGCAGCGATGGTGGCGGTGGAATAGTAGTTAATCGCCACATAATCCGGCCGCCCTTGCAGCAATAGCTCCGCATCTCCATCTTCAATCACCGGGGCAAGGCCGCGATCCTGCAAATATCGCCAGGCCAACGCATTGTATCGACCATGTACCGCAACATCCAGAAAGCTCCAGCAGCGCAGCGTTTCCCAGTTATGGGCCGCGATGGCATCCAACGGATGGCAGGTTTCCTGATACATGGCAGTGGTATTGATCGCCGGGCCGATTTTCCCCTTGGGGCAGCGCTGATGGCACAAAGCCATAACCCGCGCCTGCGCCACCAGCATATGGTGGCTTTGTTGATAAAGTACCGGCTTGGTAGGCAGTTCGCCGCCCTTTGGCACCCCGATGGCGCCAGGGTGCAGGATCATGGTGTTCTGCTCGTTGATGGTCAGCCAATATTTGACCTTATCGCCAAAGGCAGTGAACAGCACGTCCGCATACTCGACAAAGGCATCAATGGTCTGCCGGTTGCTCCAACCCCCCTGTTGTTCCAGCACATAGGGCAGATCGAAGTGGTAGAGCGTGACCACCGGTTCAATGCCGTGCTTGAGCAGTTCATCGATCAGGTCACGATAGAACGCCAGGCCAGGCTGATTCACCTCGCCCGTGCCGTTGGGCAAAATGCGCGTCCAGGCTACGGAGAAACGGTACGCCTTCAGCCCTAATTCGGCGAACAGCTTAACGTCCTCACGAAAACGGTGGTAATGATCGCTGGCCACCTTAAAATCTGCCGTGTCGGTGGGATGATCGAGCATATCCACAATTGAAGGACTTTTGCCGTCTTCGTCCCAT
This genomic window contains:
- a CDS encoding LysR family transcriptional regulator, yielding MNMIELRRLRAFVTVVEEGNITRAAARLHIQQPPLTRLLQGLEEELGVKLLQRLPRGVRTTEAGSVLFNEARALLTRAEKLTEAVHRAARGEQGHLAIGFTSSAALHPFVPNLLRRYRDILPGITTLLEEAGSGELMEALVDERLDVAFVRSPVSGIPGLLIEPVLLEPMLIALPVGHRLAIDSSEKVPLTELIHEPLILYRRPAGQGLYDAILAACHRAGFSPRIVQEAPRLPATLNLVGAGLGLSIVPASMRRLGGDGIVFRNIAEEAQLSAPLYLALRENSQSPLITRLRQLVAETVNAL
- a CDS encoding YjcB family protein; this encodes MSTIATGFIMMRWELLSAVMMFLASQLNVVCRKASRNGMAFVFSSLGLFTSCWFVMGLMGMSFNLAGIMQFWASFKDVFIDVMSQNPTAFPLP
- a CDS encoding DMT family transporter, which encodes MNTLLYLAVVLIWGTTWIAITLQQGTVAIPVSIGYRFLLAAAVMWLAMLVLRRLRAISLRDHLFCMLQGCCVFGFNFYCFYLAAAYISSGLESVIFSMAVLFNAVNSMIFFRQRPSPNLLPAALLGMIGIVALFWQDLMATQMAPELLKGIGLSALGTYGFSLGNMLSTRHQRRGLDMLSTNTYAMSYGALLMFAIALAQGASLQLEFTTRYLGSLFYLAIFGSVIAFAAYFTLLGRIGSGAAAYSTLLFPLVALTISTLYEGYQWHLNAVIGLCLILLGNLVMFSKPGMFNLYRWKRGFQ
- a CDS encoding chromate transporter; the encoded protein is MMAVLISLAIIFTELSLMAFGGGYTILPEMQRQVVEVHQWMSAQEFSALFAMAQAAPGPNMMIVPLIGWHVAGWAGLLVSSVAKFGPSSIVTILVMGAWRRFKDKPWRRIVQVGLVPVTVGLVAASGVLIAQASATNWRLAILIVLATLLSMSKRIHPLWILAGGAVLGLVMG
- a CDS encoding histidine phosphatase family protein, with the protein product MKQAFKNGVLALLLSCVAGAAWSEQTLVFVRHGEKPDNNSGQLTCKGFNRALALPEVLISRFGKPEAIYAAGPKKNKLGSSMRALTTITPTAIRLSLPVNIQYHADDIADLQTALLDDRFRNAVVYVSWEHHNLVQVVKNIITAEGGDPQLAAKWPGSDFDGIYVLTINHDAPVNKIRFERQTEGLNDVADTCPSGMK
- the licT gene encoding BglG family transcription antiterminator LicT, with product MKVVKVLNNSLVLSTDNDNREVIVMGKGIGFNSKVGDVLAAASIEKVYVVQNGQTGHDHLRLIEATPEQHIELVQMILRLANSQLGGRVNEQIFFTLVDHLSFAIERCRKGIIIQNRLLHEVKRFYPQEFAVALQALAQINERLDILLPEAEAGNIAFHLVNGQTDVQSMEHTLLAVKMLKDIFNIIKYHFRIDIATDSLNYSRFLLHMQFFIQRMIDNKQVKSKDDFLFSQATKEYPDAYRCALVIRDYVKNLLQMEMSNDELLYLVIHLTRIVDRDD
- a CDS encoding cupin domain-containing protein, coding for MNEKFDGNGIFPKGPKNDAYAQYFTGTSYLNMLTTEGVAIGNVVFEPGCRNNWHIHHQGGQILLVTGGRGWYQEWNKPARQLTAGDVVNIPAGAKHWHGAAQDSWFAHIAVAVPAEGSSNEWLEPVSDEDYRQLP
- a CDS encoding colicin V family bacteriocin; protein product: MKVLSFDEINLVSGAGNVNWEQAGREVAVGGATIAGTAFGTGLAGPLGPAIGLAAGVAVGALYDAAGNPKASGPAGNGICRPNKPLICMSKQGQYESYCNGL
- a CDS encoding alpha/beta fold hydrolase encodes the protein MATVTKSSGTFSLLGVDMSNTFHRVGSGPHPVIVLHGWFGDCHAFTPMEDALSRDEFTYIFMNYRGYGSMSSATGTYSMDEIAMDTLSLADELGFDTFSLVGHSMGGMAIERVATLAPERVRMLVPVAPVPSCGVVFDPVGQALFNGAADSIENRRIIINRSTGQRLSRSWIDWKAEYSMERSSRAAFAAYLNAWSNTDFSAEVQGLPHRVKVLIGEYDPTFNTDLMRSTYLAWYPRAELEILENAGHYPMNEVPLALATSIESFLRQA
- a CDS encoding AraC family transcriptional regulator — translated: MRNTLLDPYEDIPRIAVVTANDYPASSTFPSHTHRRSQFAYAASGTISVFTARENLVVPPQRACWIPAGIDHEMHMRGPVTMLNAFFTPDAARAAGLPDDCRVIGVSPLLQNLLVQAVDLPALYDLNNREGKIMSLLLDEIATMPSLLLNTPLPDEPRLARLCRQLIENPSLSIDINKMATEAGMSRRTFTRVFRAQTGVSFSEWRQQACLLAAITRLNNGESVTRVALDLGYGSSSAFTALFRRVLGVPPSLYLEK
- a CDS encoding glyoxalase/bleomycin resistance/dioxygenase family protein; protein product: MEQPFCGVEVLFVAGFGPITQNTSQSAAFYQQALGLPLKPMEGNEDYLLTEHDALNGVKHFALWPLAQAAQSCFGQDQWPQDLPVPQAWMEFDVADMAKATQTLLDQGYQLLVANRLEPWGQSVTRLLSPEGLLVGVTLTPWMRANP
- a CDS encoding chromate transporter: MSDSNAVQDHEVNQPPSNGQLFSGFLMLGLIGFGGVLPLARSMLVEQRRWLTAEQFTELLGLCQFLPGGNVINLSVAVGMEFRGLRGALCALLGLICAPTAIVVGLGVIYARYQDDAHVQHVFAGLAAAAAGLLLSTALKMLLPLWGKWLPLAIVAIALVAIAWLRLPLLPTMLVLAPLSILLAWRKPS
- a CDS encoding helix-turn-helix domain-containing protein; amino-acid sequence: MAYLAFETLHQHKARLHNSVQLGSGVQLAAWSNCNDRITQESADHHTLSLYVADGYECYQKVPGGWQNGGGPDRFCIMPRHYESTWDVRSNLSFVHLYCTDQHLRHLVEQTWDRSPASINVEPLSFAEDPQITLLYRQFLLNHNWQDTANQLALSSASTLLMSHMLQRYTQLQWRLPSVRGGLAPAVLKRVQEFIYHHLDQPLVLADLAAQAELSEFHFARMFKHSTGQAPHQYVMQVRLQQAEKLLRNTLMPLTQIALDCGFSSASHFSHRFKAFYGHTPIWLRQQSR